A DNA window from Arachis duranensis cultivar V14167 chromosome 3, aradu.V14167.gnm2.J7QH, whole genome shotgun sequence contains the following coding sequences:
- the LOC107481476 gene encoding dynein light chain 1, cytoplasmic gives MEGAEVELEKRSLFLKSLIQKKKCIEQQEQHDHLHKNNVRVRASDMPLSLQNLAFRCARHHLDSMPSNKLDSKRLALALKKEFDSSYGPAWHCIVGTSFGSYVTHSVGGFLYFSIDKVYILLFKTAVEPLDR, from the exons ATGGAAGGAGCAGAGGTGGAGCTAGAGAAAAGAAGCTTGTTCCTGAAAAGCTTGATACAGAAGAAGAAATGCATAGAGCAACAAGAGCAGCATGACCATCTCCACAAAAACAATGTTAGAGTCAGAGCTTCTGATATGCCTCTCTCTTTGCAGAACCTTGCCTTTCGTTGTGCCCGCCATCACCTTGATTCCATGCCTTCCAACAAGCTTGACAGCAAACGTTTGGCTCTTGCCCTCAAGAAG GAGTTTGATTCTTCATATGGACCCGCTTGGCACTGCATTGTGGGAACTAGCTTTGGGTCCTATGTGACTCACTCTGTTGGTGGTTTCTTGTATTTTTCCATTGACAAGGTTTATATCCTTCTGTTCAAGACAGCTGTTGAACCATTGGACCGTTGA
- the LOC107481471 gene encoding F-box protein SKIP28, giving the protein MDQESSPHEAMFLVLGYLPVYELLLMSQVCRSLRDALNNDVLPWLNILVQRPLSSRLSDHTLINITSKANGGLKTLSLINCIHITNHALQTLVRQNPHITKLHIPGCSSITPEGVVAAVTTLCHGSNCLRTLRINGIYNLNREHLRTLASCLNNNLQLEQQPPLFYHERHRERERIIDLEACPKCYEAREVYDCPKRECECRACSFCIPRCENCGGCIASEQVEEAACSDILCLNCWLHERPKCSFCNKPYCRQHTSWWPNSSDSTFVCRVCQENSSGYTYMDDFM; this is encoded by the exons ATGGATCAAGAGTCTTCTCCTCACGAGGCCATGTTTCTGGTGTTAGGTTACCTTCCAGTCTACGAGCTTTTATTGATGTCTCAAGTTTGCAGGTCACTGAGAGATGCACTGAACAACGATGTGCTGCCATGGCTAAACATCCTTGTTCAAAGGCCTCTCAGTTCTCGACTCTCTGATCACACTCTCATCAACATCACCTCCAAGGCCAATGGTGGCCTCAAAACACTCTCTCTCATCAACTGCATCCACATCACGAACCACGCCCTTCAAACCCTCGTTCGTCAAAACCCTCACATAACAAAG CTGCACATACCAGGATGCAGCAGCATAACCCCCGAAGGAGTCGTAGCAGCCGTGACAACACTCTGCCATGGAAGCAATTGCTTAAGAACCTTGAGAATTAACGGCATCTATAACCTAAACAGGGAGCATCTACGCACGCTGGCTTCTTGCCTTAACAACAACCTTCAATTAGAGCAGCAACCTCCTCTCTTCTATCACGAACGCCACAGAGAAAGGGAGAGGATTATTGATTTGGAGGCATGTCCCAAGTGCTATGAGGCGAGGGAGGTTTATGACTGCCCGAAGAGAGAGTGCGagtgcagagcatgcagtttctGTATTCCAAGATGTGAAAACTGTGGTGGCTGCATTGCATCAGAACAAGTGGAAGAGGCTGCTTGTTCAGATATCTTGTGCCTTAATTGCTGGTTACATGAGCGTCCCAAATGCAGTTTCTGTAACAAGCCATACTGTAGGCAACACACTTCATGGTGGCCCAATTCTTCTGACTCTACATTCGTTTGTAGAGTTTGCCAAGAAAATTCAAGTGGATATACCTACATGGATGACTTTATGTAA
- the LOC107481475 gene encoding histone H1 produces the protein MSSKMSAPAAVEQPTEPPKSVKEKKPKAPKKQPKQAKTASHPPYFQMIKEALVALNEKGGSSPYAIAKYMEEKHKAVLPENFRKILALQLKNQTAKGNLLKIKASYKLSGAAKKDKKEISMKQQKPQQRPKRSASVAAKGGVKKTKKVSTPAKPKQPKSLKSPAKRARKGTAAA, from the exons ATGTCATCGAAAATGTCTGCACCCGCCGCCGTTGAACAGCCGACGGAGCCGCCGAAGTCAGTCAAGGAGAAAAAGCCCAAGGCTCCCAAGAAGCAGCCCAAACAGGCCAAAACCGCTTCTCACCCTCCATATTTTCAG ATGATTAAGGAGGCGTTGGTGGCTTTGAACGAGAAAGGCGGTTCGAGCCCTTACGCGATAGCTAAGTACATGGAGGAGAAGCACAAGGCGGTGCTGCCCGAGAATTTCAGGAAGATTCTTGCGTTGCAGCTCAAGAACCAAACCGCCAAAGGGAACCTCCTTAAGATCAAGGCCTCCTACAAGCTCTCCGGTGCCGCCAAGAAGGACAAGAAGGAAATCTCGATGAAGCAGCAGAAACCGCAGCAGCGCCCCAAGCGGAGTGCCTCCGTGGCGGCGAAGGGTGGTGTTAAGAAGACGAAGAAGGTGTCGACGCCGGCAAAGCCGAAGCAGCCAAAGTCGCTAAAGTCTCCGGCAAAGAGGGCCAGGAAGGGCACTGCAGCTGCCTGA